A section of the Meles meles chromosome 8, mMelMel3.1 paternal haplotype, whole genome shotgun sequence genome encodes:
- the LOC123948771 gene encoding olfactory receptor 51F2-like has protein sequence MQIFHNSTFPTFFLTGVPGLEWAHAWISIPFCCLYLTALCGNTLILFVVFTEPSLHEPMYYFLSMLSTTDIGLCISTLVTVLGIFWLNAREIIFNACLSQMFFIHLFTFMESSVLLAMAFDRFVAISNPLRYATILTHARIAQIGLAVITRGTVILTPLVLLLKRLSFCRSHVLRHSYCFHPDVMKISCSDTKINSAFGLTAIISTAGVDSIFILLSYVLIIRSVLNIASPEERKKAFSTCISHITAVAIFYIPLISLSFVHRFGKHSPPYVPTLIANIYLLIPPVMNPIIYSVKTKQIQRAVLKLVCSKGTHI, from the coding sequence ATGCAAATTTTCCATAATTCTACTTTCCCTACTTTCTTCTTGACTGGGGTCCCTGGACTTGAATGGGCCCATGCCTGGATCTCAATCCCCTTCTGTTGCCTCTATTTAACTGCTCTTTGTGGGAATACCCTGATCCTGTTCGTAGTCTTCACTGAACCAAGCCTCCATGAGCCCATGTACTATTTCCTTTCCATGCTGTCCACCACTGACATTGGCTTATGCATCTCTACACTGGTGACGGTACTAGGAATATTCTGGCTCAATGCCCGGGAGATCATCTTTAATGCCTGCTTATCACAAATGTTCTTCATTCACCTCTTCACTTTCATGGAATCTTCAGTGCTCTTGGCTATGGCTTTTGATCGTTTTGTGGCCATTTCCAACCCATTGAGATATGCCACCATTCTAACTCATGCAAGGATTGCACAGATTGGTTTAGCAGTCATTACCAGGGGGACTGTCATTCTGACACCACTAGTCTTGCTTCTCAAGCGTCTATCGTTCTGCCGAAGCCATGTGCTCCGTCATTCCTACTGCTTCCACCCTGATGTAATGAAAATCTCGTGTTCAGACACGAAGATCAACAGTGCATTTGGACTAACTGCAATCATCTCTACTGCTGGAGTGGACTCTATTTTTATCCTGCTTTCCTATGTCCTGATCATTCGCTCAGTTCTCAATATTGCATccccagaggagagaaaaaaggcTTTCAGCACCTGCATTTCTCATATCACGGCTGTGGCCATATTCTACATCCCTTTAATCAGCCTGTCTTTTGTTCACAGATTTGGAAAACATTCTCCACCATATGTGCCTACACTGATTGCTAATATTTACTTGCTCATTCCCCCTGTAATGAATCCCATCATCTACAGTGTGAAAACAAAGCAGATTCAAAGAGCTGTGCTCAAACTTGTGTGTTCTAAGGGAACTCATATATAA
- the LOC123949582 gene encoding olfactory receptor 51F2-like: MSSFPNITSTSLVFFLMGVPGLEDAHTWISIPFCCLYMTALSGNSIILFVIITESSLHEPMYYFLSMLSTTDLGLCISTLVTTLGIFWFSARQISFHACVAQTFFIQLFTVVESSVLLAMAFDRFIAICNPLRYAAILTDSRIVKVWFAILIRGIVILKPLVLLLKRSSFCQNYVLHHSYCFHPDIIQLSCSDNKINSVLGLAALIVTAGLDSIFILLSYTLIIKTILSIASPEERHKAFSTCISHIGAVAVFYIPLISLCFVHMFGKKAPPYVHTLMANVYLLIPPVMNPIIYSVKTKQIHRALKKVLFAKEFEL, encoded by the coding sequence ATGTCGTCTTTTCCTAACATCACTTCCACTTCTCTGGTGTTTTTTCTGATGGGAGTTCCAGGACTTGAAGATGCCCACACCTGGATCTCCATCCCCTTCTGCTGTCTTTACATGACTGCCCTCTCTGGGAACAGTATAATCCTGTTCGTCATCATCACTGAGTCAAGTCTCCATGAACCTATGTACTATTTCCTCTCTATGCTCTCAACCACTGACTTGGGCTTGTGTATTTCAACATTGGTCACTACACTGGGCATATTCTGGTTCAGTGCAAGACAGATCAGTTTCCATGCCTGTGTTGCCCAGACATTCTTCATTCAACTCTTTACTGTTGTGGAGTCTTCAGTGCTATTGGCAATGGCCTTTGACCGCTTCATTGCCATTTGCAACCCACTGAGATATGCTGCCATCCTGACTGATTCCAGAATTGTCAAAGTGTGGTTTGCCATCCTTATCAGGGGGATAGTGATCCTAAAGCCTCTGGTCCTGCTTCTTAAACGTTCATCCTTCTGCCAAAACTATGTGCTTCATCATTCTTATTGTTTCCATCCTGATATAATCCAGCTGTCATGTTCTGACAATAAGATCAACAGTGTTTTAGGACTTGCTGCCCTTATAGTTACTGCAGGATTGGACTCcatctttattcttctctccTACACTCTGATTATTAAGACCATCCTAAGCATTGCTTCCCCAGAGGAACGGCATAAAGCCTTCAGCACTTGTATCTCCCACATAGGTGCTGTTGCTGTCTTTTACATTCCTCTCATTAGCTTGTGCTTTGTCCATATGTTTGGAAAAAAGGCACCTCCTTATGTACACACTCTTATGGCCAATGTGTATTTGCTTATTCCACCAGTGATGAATCCTATTATTTATAGTGTGAAGACCAAGCAGATCCATAGGGCCCTTAAAAAAGTCCTTTTTGCCAAAGAATTTGAGCTCTGA